The following are encoded in a window of Carettochelys insculpta isolate YL-2023 chromosome 30, ASM3395843v1, whole genome shotgun sequence genomic DNA:
- the LOC142004031 gene encoding kallikrein-6-like yields MPVQGLKGPGKPVNPLTVPIATTTMKLLITAMLVVGAAAASASVENVDRVVGGQNCVKGSRPYQAALVDSNTVLCGGSLIHPKWVLTAAHCSPGISSLKVRLGEHNLRVKEGTEQTRNIYKYFIHPKYNSSSDDYDFMLLELDKPVQINSYGDSGGPLVCNGKLQGVISWGTVCGHQEDPGVYANVCRVTKWVNNTIRRKDSGSY; encoded by the exons ATGCCCGTTCAAGGTCTTAAAGGACCGG GAAAACCAGTGAATCCCCTGACTGTACCCATTGCCACAACCACCATGAAACTGCTGATCACTGCGATGCTGGTGGTCGGGGCAGCAGCAG CCTCAGCCTCAGTGGAAAATGTAGACCGGGTCGTTGGGGGGCAGAACTGTGTCAAAGGTTCACGTCCCTACCAAGCAGCCCTCGTGGACTCTAACACAGTCTTGTGTGGTGGGAGCCTGATACACCCAAAGTGGGTGCTAACTGCTGCACACTGCTCTCCAGGCATTAG CTCGTTGAAGGTGCGTTTGGGGGAGCATAATCTACGCGTGAAAGAAGGCACAGAGCAGACACGAAACATCTACAAGTACTTCATACACCCCAAGTATAACAGCAGTTCCGACGACTATGACTTCATGCTTCTGGAGTTGGATAAGCCCGTTCAAATCAACAGCTAC GGTGATTCAGGAGGCCCACTCGTCTGCAATGGGAAGCTGCAGGGCGTGATCTCCTGGGGGACCGTTTGTGGCCATCAGGAAGATCCTGGAGTCTATGCTAATGTCTGCCGAGTCACCAAGTGGGTGAATAACACCATACGCAGGAAGGACTCTGGATCATACTGA